From Pseudomonas sp. B21-028, one genomic window encodes:
- a CDS encoding N-acetylmuramoyl-L-alanine amidase gives MYPINSTRYRSNKGHNNRIRFLVFHYTAANFSSSISALTGASVSAHYLVPDFTDPSYAQAGFNEPQIFNLVDENKRAWHAGVSSWGNRNNLNDTSIGIEIVNLAADHQGTFTFPPYPPQQIEAVEQLALDILGRYPDISPVNVVAHSDIAAGRKSDPGPMFPWHAFYRKGIGAWFDESTQQSFLQAYRCAGVPTREHLLGLFRRYGYDTTAATTSMGFQRLVRAFQLHFRPAKHDGVVDIETAANLAALVKKYFP, from the coding sequence ATGTACCCGATAAATTCCACCCGTTACCGTTCAAACAAAGGCCACAACAACCGCATTCGCTTTCTGGTTTTCCATTACACGGCCGCCAATTTCTCATCTTCCATCAGCGCACTGACCGGCGCCTCCGTCAGCGCCCATTACCTGGTTCCGGACTTCACTGACCCGAGTTATGCGCAAGCAGGTTTCAACGAGCCGCAGATTTTCAATCTGGTGGACGAAAACAAGCGTGCCTGGCACGCAGGGGTGAGCAGTTGGGGTAATCGCAACAATTTGAACGACACGTCCATTGGCATCGAGATCGTCAACCTGGCCGCCGATCACCAGGGAACATTCACCTTCCCGCCCTACCCGCCACAGCAGATCGAAGCAGTGGAACAGTTGGCCCTCGACATACTCGGGCGTTATCCCGATATCAGTCCGGTCAATGTGGTGGCGCATTCGGACATCGCCGCCGGGCGCAAGAGTGACCCGGGGCCGATGTTTCCCTGGCACGCGTTTTATCGGAAAGGCATCGGCGCATGGTTCGATGAGAGCACGCAGCAATCGTTTCTGCAGGCCTACCGATGCGCAGGCGTGCCGACCCGGGAACATCTACTGGGGCTGTTCAGAAGGTATGGGTATGACACGACGGCAGCCACGACAAGTATGGGCTTCCAGCGCCTGGTACGCGCCTTCCAGTTGCACTTTCGGCCGGCGAAACATGACGGAGTGGTGGACATCGAGACGGCCGCGAACCTGGCGGCCTTGGTGAAGAAGTACTTTCCCTGA
- a CDS encoding IclR family transcriptional regulator, translated as METPLNNGKQKVRSAEVGTDILKALAELSPSTSLSRLAEHVQMPASKVHRYLQALIASGFAEQNTATNHYGLGREALRVGLAALNGMDVLQVAALPLAELRDDLNETCFLAVWGNHGATVVRIEPAVRAVTVVTQLGSVLPLLSSSTGLVFSAYLPERETIGLREQEVASTSNHALADDRAYTTLCEQIRGRGLHHVHGLLMPGVDALSAPVFNAVGQVTAVMTIVGPTSLFHADENGPAAQRLLAATRAVSWRMGYESGSGSVQANP; from the coding sequence ATGGAAACCCCGCTCAATAACGGCAAACAGAAAGTCCGCTCGGCCGAAGTCGGCACCGACATTCTCAAAGCCTTGGCCGAACTCTCCCCCTCCACGTCACTGTCGCGCCTGGCCGAACACGTGCAGATGCCGGCGAGCAAGGTGCATCGATACCTGCAGGCCTTGATAGCCAGCGGTTTCGCCGAACAGAACACCGCCACCAACCATTACGGCCTGGGGCGTGAAGCCTTGCGGGTGGGCCTGGCGGCGCTGAATGGCATGGACGTGCTGCAAGTGGCCGCCCTGCCCCTGGCAGAGCTGCGGGATGACTTGAACGAAACCTGTTTCCTGGCGGTGTGGGGCAATCACGGTGCGACCGTGGTACGGATCGAACCCGCCGTGCGCGCCGTGACCGTAGTGACGCAACTGGGTTCGGTATTGCCGCTGCTCAGTTCGTCCACCGGACTGGTGTTCAGCGCCTATCTGCCGGAGCGCGAAACCATTGGATTGCGAGAGCAGGAGGTGGCGAGCACCAGTAATCACGCGCTGGCCGACGACCGTGCCTATACCACCTTGTGCGAGCAGATCCGCGGTCGAGGACTGCACCATGTGCATGGCTTGCTGATGCCGGGCGTGGATGCCCTCTCCGCGCCGGTCTTCAATGCCGTCGGCCAGGTCACGGCGGTCATGACCATCGTCGGCCCGACCTCGTTGTTCCATGCCGATGAAAATGGCCCGGCGGCCCAGCGACTGTTGGCGGCGACCCGGGCCGTGAGTTGGCGGATGGGGTATGAGTCCGGCTCAGGATCAGTCCAGGCTAACCCATGA
- a CDS encoding SDR family oxidoreductase translates to MSESVRFEDKVVIVTGAGGGLGRAHALLFARQGAKVLVNDLGGSAQGEGANASAADRVVAEIREAGGVAEANHDSVTDGDKLVQNALDAFGRVDVVVNNAGILRDKTFHKMEDADWDLVYRVHVEGAYKVTRAAWPHLREQNYGRVIFTASTSGIYGNFGQSNYGMAKLGLYGLTRTLAIEGRKNNILVNAIAPTGGTRMTEGLMPPQVFEQLKPEFVSPLVVYLASEACQETSGLFEVGGGWMGKVRWERSLGVGFDPSKGFSPEDVAAHWQQICDFDNAVHPNDNLEALKEMMANMQRYAV, encoded by the coding sequence ATGAGTGAGTCTGTGCGCTTCGAAGATAAAGTGGTGATCGTCACGGGAGCCGGCGGTGGGCTGGGGCGGGCCCATGCGCTGCTGTTCGCCAGGCAAGGCGCCAAGGTGCTGGTCAATGACCTCGGCGGCTCCGCCCAGGGAGAAGGGGCCAATGCTTCGGCGGCGGATCGGGTGGTCGCTGAAATCCGCGAAGCCGGGGGCGTCGCCGAGGCGAACCACGATTCCGTCACCGATGGCGACAAGCTTGTGCAAAACGCCCTCGACGCGTTTGGCCGGGTCGATGTAGTGGTGAACAACGCCGGTATCCTGCGGGACAAAACTTTCCACAAAATGGAAGACGCCGATTGGGACCTGGTCTATCGCGTCCACGTCGAGGGTGCGTACAAAGTCACCCGTGCCGCCTGGCCTCACCTGCGTGAGCAGAATTATGGCCGGGTGATCTTCACGGCCTCCACGTCCGGCATCTACGGCAATTTCGGCCAATCCAACTACGGCATGGCCAAGCTCGGTCTTTATGGCCTGACGCGTACGCTGGCCATCGAAGGTCGCAAGAACAATATTCTGGTCAACGCCATTGCCCCCACCGGCGGCACGCGCATGACCGAAGGCCTGATGCCGCCGCAGGTGTTCGAACAGCTCAAACCCGAGTTCGTCAGCCCGTTGGTGGTGTACCTGGCCAGCGAAGCCTGCCAGGAAACCTCCGGGTTGTTCGAAGTGGGTGGCGGCTGGATGGGCAAGGTTCGCTGGGAACGCAGCCTCGGTGTCGGGTTCGACCCAAGCAAGGGCTTCTCGCCCGAAGACGTTGCTGCCCATTGGCAGCAGATCTGCGATTTCGACAACGCCGTGCATCCCAATGACAACCTGGAAGCGCTGAAGGAAATGATGGCGAACATGCAGCGTTACGCCGTGTAG
- a CDS encoding LuxR C-terminal-related transcriptional regulator, whose amino-acid sequence MTAMTPCPDRPGLLPRLSSTHVPRRSLSEPLLTSEARIKLLCAPAGSGKSALFAECFLQAPAGCRLHWLPLGGAALDAQQMCEQLAHTLGLPVMEEAALLSHLARLQTPTWLFLDDYCRVPNPELDQLLDRLLNASSPALHLWLNGRRRPHCNWLRLLLDDELHEFDAKALVFSPDDIQPLLGHLPGPLATRTAREVIQRSGGWCAGVRIALLERCEWARRHASPGRPGTLLDYLEHELFSALTPDLAQAWRVLAHLPRFNARLCEHLFGDTVGAECLPLLLDLGCFIEPWEQSSDWLQIFPALARLVREEPWPQGRSWHRRACQWFAAEQDWPMAFEQAMLAEEFEAAVSFLQHLSFEHVLQRRTVVLLLDLHDRQGEALTLGTPQSVGLVTAALLFAGRFDQASACIEQLARFAPQPTACQQRQLVARWQVLSGWLWHLAGEGDQASEHFLQAQSSLDPEAWASRLLCQSGLTQQALLKGELATAQWINRQALCLARAQGSLVFEGLLELDHAQLLEQRGAPHRADHLLEAVQALLDKPGQDFSPLLGRIALRRGRLALRMGFEEQAAEQFQAGLETSLHSQDKQVLYGFLGKASLAANQGDYGEAFVQLREAERVMQQRHIPDTVYRGVLLQTSCQFWLQQARPELAHEALTRVLRHFRGPHAKHAPPATLELIPRLEYLQVLAEVYLQRAQDPQARLQVMIAQAQRCGMQGLETELHLALVEVVWLSGDHSQARVLMQEGLERVACWRAQQALCELRLRQPELLRWAQTAEPVGQPATGTEETLLSQRELEVLGLIAQGYSNQQIAEQLFISLHTVKTHARRIHSKLGVQRRTQAVAKAKVMGVMG is encoded by the coding sequence ATGACCGCCATGACCCCGTGTCCGGACCGTCCTGGATTGCTGCCGCGCCTGTCCTCGACGCATGTGCCGCGCCGGTCCCTGAGCGAGCCCTTGCTCACGTCCGAAGCACGAATAAAGCTGCTCTGCGCGCCGGCGGGCAGTGGCAAGAGTGCGTTGTTCGCCGAGTGTTTCCTCCAGGCTCCGGCTGGATGTCGGTTGCACTGGTTGCCGCTGGGTGGCGCGGCGCTGGACGCGCAGCAGATGTGCGAACAGTTGGCGCATACCCTCGGGCTGCCGGTGATGGAGGAGGCGGCGCTGTTGTCCCATCTGGCGCGCTTGCAAACGCCGACCTGGCTATTCCTGGATGATTATTGCCGGGTACCCAATCCCGAGCTGGACCAGTTGCTCGACCGTCTGCTGAACGCCAGCAGCCCGGCGCTGCACTTGTGGCTCAATGGCCGGCGCCGTCCACACTGCAACTGGTTGCGCTTGTTGCTCGATGACGAACTGCACGAATTCGACGCGAAGGCGCTGGTGTTCAGCCCTGACGATATTCAGCCGTTGCTCGGTCATCTACCCGGCCCTCTGGCGACCCGTACGGCCCGCGAGGTGATACAGCGCAGCGGTGGCTGGTGCGCGGGCGTGCGCATCGCCTTGCTTGAGCGCTGCGAGTGGGCGCGCCGCCACGCATCGCCAGGACGCCCCGGCACCTTGCTTGATTACCTTGAGCACGAGCTGTTCAGCGCGCTGACCCCGGACCTGGCACAGGCCTGGCGCGTGCTGGCCCATCTGCCGCGCTTCAACGCGCGGCTGTGCGAGCATCTGTTCGGTGACACCGTGGGTGCGGAATGCCTTCCGTTGCTGCTGGACCTGGGTTGCTTTATCGAACCGTGGGAACAGTCTTCGGACTGGTTGCAGATATTCCCGGCCCTGGCCCGGCTGGTGCGTGAGGAGCCGTGGCCGCAGGGACGTTCCTGGCATCGACGGGCCTGCCAGTGGTTCGCGGCCGAGCAGGATTGGCCCATGGCGTTCGAGCAGGCGATGTTGGCTGAAGAGTTCGAGGCCGCCGTAAGTTTCTTGCAGCACCTGAGCTTCGAGCACGTCTTGCAGCGTCGCACCGTGGTGCTGTTACTGGACTTGCATGATCGACAGGGCGAAGCGCTGACGCTGGGTACGCCGCAATCGGTGGGTTTGGTCACGGCCGCGCTGCTGTTCGCCGGACGCTTCGATCAGGCATCGGCGTGTATCGAGCAACTGGCCAGGTTCGCACCCCAGCCCACGGCGTGCCAGCAGCGCCAATTGGTTGCGCGGTGGCAGGTCCTCAGTGGCTGGTTGTGGCACCTGGCAGGCGAGGGGGATCAGGCGAGCGAACATTTTCTCCAGGCTCAGAGCAGCCTGGATCCGGAGGCCTGGGCTTCACGGCTGCTATGCCAGTCGGGGCTGACGCAACAGGCATTGCTCAAGGGCGAGCTGGCGACGGCGCAATGGATCAATCGCCAGGCGCTATGCCTGGCGCGCGCGCAGGGTTCGCTGGTGTTCGAGGGGTTGCTGGAGCTGGATCACGCCCAATTGCTGGAGCAACGCGGCGCGCCCCACCGGGCCGACCATCTGTTGGAGGCGGTCCAGGCGCTGCTCGATAAACCAGGCCAGGACTTTTCTCCGTTGCTGGGGCGCATTGCCCTGCGACGCGGGCGCCTGGCATTGCGCATGGGGTTTGAAGAGCAGGCAGCGGAGCAGTTTCAAGCGGGTCTGGAAACGAGCTTGCACAGCCAGGACAAACAAGTGCTCTATGGCTTCCTCGGCAAGGCCAGCCTGGCCGCCAACCAGGGTGACTACGGCGAGGCTTTCGTACAACTGCGTGAAGCCGAGCGGGTCATGCAGCAGCGGCATATTCCCGACACCGTATACCGTGGTGTATTGCTGCAGACCAGTTGCCAGTTCTGGTTGCAACAAGCCCGCCCGGAGCTGGCCCATGAAGCGTTGACCCGGGTTCTGCGGCATTTTCGCGGCCCGCACGCCAAACACGCGCCGCCGGCGACCCTGGAATTGATTCCGCGGCTTGAATACTTGCAGGTACTGGCCGAGGTCTATCTGCAGCGGGCGCAGGATCCGCAGGCCCGGCTGCAGGTCATGATTGCCCAGGCACAGCGCTGTGGCATGCAGGGGTTGGAAACCGAGCTGCATCTGGCGTTGGTCGAAGTCGTCTGGTTATCCGGCGATCATTCCCAGGCCCGTGTCCTGATGCAGGAAGGCCTGGAGCGAGTCGCCTGTTGGCGCGCCCAGCAAGCCTTGTGCGAGCTGCGCTTGCGCCAGCCGGAACTGTTGCGTTGGGCACAAACGGCAGAGCCCGTCGGACAGCCGGCGACCGGCACCGAAGAAACGTTGCTCAGCCAGCGAGAGTTGGAAGTCTTGGGGCTGATTGCCCAAGGTTATTCCAACCAGCAGATTGCCGAACAACTGTTCATATCGTTGCACACGGTAAAAACCCATGCGCGGCGGATACATAGCAAATTGGGCGTGCAGCGACGTACCCAGGCGGTGGCGAAGGCCAAGGTCATGGGCGTCATGGGTTAG
- the hmgA gene encoding homogentisate 1,2-dioxygenase produces the protein MNLDSTASELAYQSGFGNEFASEALPGALPAGQNSPQKAPYGLYAELFSGTAFTMARSEARRTWMYRIRPSANHPAFVKLERQLAGGALGEVTPNRLRWNPLDIPAEPTDFIDGLVRMAANAGQDKPAGISIFHYRANRSMERVFFNADGEWLIVPQSGRLLIVTELGRLELAPLEIAVLPRGLKFCVELLDPQARGYLAENHGAPLRLPDLGPIGSNGLANPRDFLSPVAHYENLSQPTTLVQKFLGELWACELDHSPFDVVAWHGNNVPYKYDLRRFNTIGTVSFDHPDPSIFTVLTSPTSVHGLANLDFVIFPPRWMVAEKTFRPPWFHRNLMNEFMGLIQGAYDAKAEGFLPGGASLHSCMSAHGPDGETCTKAINAELTPVKIDNTMAFMFETSQVLRPSRFALDCPQLQTDYDACWASLPVTFDPTRR, from the coding sequence ATGAACCTCGATTCCACAGCGTCCGAGCTGGCGTACCAATCAGGCTTCGGCAACGAGTTTGCCAGCGAAGCGCTGCCCGGCGCGCTGCCTGCCGGCCAGAATTCTCCGCAGAAGGCCCCGTATGGTCTCTACGCCGAGTTGTTTTCCGGTACGGCGTTCACCATGGCGCGCAGCGAGGCGCGGCGTACCTGGATGTACCGCATCCGGCCATCGGCCAACCATCCGGCTTTCGTCAAGCTGGAACGCCAATTGGCCGGCGGGGCACTGGGCGAGGTCACTCCCAATCGCCTGCGCTGGAACCCGCTGGATATCCCCGCCGAACCCACTGACTTCATCGACGGGCTGGTGCGCATGGCGGCCAATGCCGGCCAGGACAAACCCGCCGGCATCAGCATCTTTCACTACCGTGCCAACCGGTCCATGGAGCGGGTGTTCTTCAATGCGGACGGTGAGTGGCTGATCGTGCCGCAGTCGGGGCGCCTGCTGATTGTCACCGAGCTGGGGAGGCTGGAACTGGCTCCGCTGGAAATCGCCGTGCTGCCTCGCGGTCTGAAGTTTTGCGTCGAGCTGCTCGATCCGCAGGCCCGTGGCTATCTCGCCGAGAACCATGGCGCGCCCTTGCGCCTGCCTGATCTCGGCCCCATTGGCAGCAACGGCCTGGCCAACCCACGGGACTTCCTGTCGCCGGTCGCGCATTACGAGAACCTCTCGCAGCCGACTACGCTGGTGCAGAAATTCCTCGGTGAGTTGTGGGCTTGTGAACTGGATCATTCGCCATTTGACGTGGTGGCCTGGCACGGCAATAACGTGCCGTACAAATACGACCTGCGCCGGTTCAACACCATCGGCACGGTCAGCTTCGATCATCCGGACCCTTCGATCTTCACGGTGCTGACCTCGCCCACCAGTGTCCATGGCCTGGCCAACCTCGATTTCGTGATCTTCCCGCCGCGCTGGATGGTGGCGGAAAAAACCTTCCGTCCACCGTGGTTCCACCGCAACCTGATGAACGAATTCATGGGCCTGATCCAGGGCGCCTACGATGCCAAGGCCGAGGGTTTCCTGCCGGGTGGCGCCTCCTTGCACAGCTGCATGAGCGCCCACGGTCCGGACGGTGAAACCTGCACCAAGGCGATCAACGCCGAGCTGACGCCAGTGAAGATCGATAACACCATGGCCTTCATGTTCGAAACCAGCCAGGTGCTGCGGCCGAGCCGTTTCGCCCTGGACTGCCCGCAACTGCAAACCGACTACGATGCTTGTTGGGCTTCGCTGCCCGTCACGTTCGACCCGACCCGGAGATAA
- a CDS encoding DUF1302 domain-containing protein — protein sequence MTTITMRAIFKPQALAVAVALGCCAQAQAVSFNIGEIEGQFDSSLSVGASWGMRDADKDFIGTVNGGRGQSSTGDDGRLNFKKGETFSKIFKGLHDLELKYGDTGVFVRGKYWYDFELKDESRPFKDISDSNRKEGAKSSGAELLDAFVYHNYSIADLPGTVRAGKQVVSWGESTFIGNSINSINPVDVSAFRRPGAEIKEGLIPVNMLFASQGLTDKLTIEGFYQLEWDQTVVDNCGTFFGNDVVADGCTSGYTVASPAIAPFVPLTQAFGQGIEVSSEGVVIPRGGDRDARDSGQWGTALRWLGDDTEYGLYFMNYHSRTPTVGTTTAGAATLAVVGNTNPGGMIPIAEGLAQGAGAALASSVMLGRGQYYLEYPEDIRLYGASFSTTLPTGTAWTGEISYRPNAPVQLNTNDLTLALLNPITGGAASPIATSPGADNTGYRRKEITQIQSTMTHFIDRVLGADRLTLVGEAAVVHVGGLESKDKLRYGRDSVYGQYGFNGDTDGFVTSTSWGYRARAILDYSNVIAGINFKPNVSWSHDVAGYGPNGLFNEGAKAVSLGVDADYRNTYTASLSYTDFFGGDYNVLKDRDFLALSFGVNF from the coding sequence ATGACAACAATAACAATGCGCGCCATCTTCAAGCCGCAGGCGCTGGCCGTCGCGGTGGCCTTGGGCTGCTGCGCCCAGGCCCAGGCCGTTTCATTCAACATTGGCGAGATTGAAGGTCAGTTCGACTCCTCGCTGTCCGTGGGCGCGAGCTGGGGCATGCGCGATGCCGACAAGGACTTTATCGGCACGGTCAACGGCGGTAGGGGCCAGTCTTCCACCGGTGATGATGGGCGGCTGAATTTCAAGAAGGGCGAGACCTTCTCGAAGATCTTCAAGGGGCTGCATGACCTCGAGCTCAAGTATGGCGACACCGGCGTGTTCGTGCGTGGCAAGTACTGGTATGACTTCGAGCTGAAGGACGAAAGCCGTCCGTTCAAGGACATCAGCGACAGCAATCGCAAGGAAGGCGCCAAGTCTTCCGGTGCGGAGCTTCTCGACGCCTTCGTCTATCACAACTATTCCATTGCCGATCTGCCGGGCACCGTGCGCGCCGGCAAGCAGGTGGTCAGTTGGGGCGAGAGTACCTTCATCGGTAACTCCATCAACAGCATCAACCCGGTGGATGTGTCCGCGTTCCGCCGTCCGGGTGCCGAGATCAAGGAAGGTCTGATTCCGGTGAACATGCTGTTCGCCTCCCAGGGCCTGACCGACAAGCTCACCATCGAGGGCTTCTACCAGCTTGAGTGGGACCAGACGGTGGTCGATAACTGCGGCACGTTCTTTGGCAATGACGTAGTGGCCGATGGTTGCACCAGCGGGTACACCGTGGCTAGCCCGGCCATTGCGCCGTTCGTGCCGCTGACCCAGGCATTCGGCCAGGGGATCGAGGTGTCCAGCGAAGGCGTGGTCATTCCTCGTGGCGGCGATCGTGATGCCCGTGACTCCGGCCAGTGGGGCACGGCGTTGCGCTGGCTCGGCGACGACACCGAGTACGGCTTGTACTTCATGAATTATCACAGTCGCACGCCTACTGTCGGCACCACGACGGCTGGAGCGGCTACGCTCGCGGTGGTGGGGAATACGAATCCGGGTGGCATGATCCCGATTGCCGAAGGCCTTGCCCAAGGCGCAGGCGCCGCTCTGGCTTCAAGCGTCATGCTCGGCCGCGGTCAGTACTACCTCGAATACCCCGAGGACATCCGCCTGTACGGCGCCAGCTTCTCCACCACGCTGCCCACCGGCACCGCATGGACCGGTGAAATCAGCTATCGCCCCAACGCTCCGGTACAGCTCAATACCAACGACCTGACCCTGGCCTTGCTCAACCCGATTACCGGTGGCGCAGCGTCACCTATCGCCACTTCGCCGGGTGCCGATAACACCGGCTACCGCCGCAAGGAAATCACCCAGATCCAGAGCACCATGACCCACTTCATCGATCGGGTATTGGGCGCGGATCGCCTGACCCTGGTGGGCGAGGCGGCGGTGGTGCATGTCGGCGGGCTGGAGTCCAAGGACAAGTTGCGTTACGGCCGCGATTCGGTCTACGGCCAATACGGGTTCAACGGTGACACCGATGGCTTCGTCACTTCGACCTCATGGGGCTATCGCGCCCGGGCGATCCTCGACTATTCCAACGTCATCGCCGGCATCAACTTCAAGCCCAACGTGTCCTGGTCCCATGACGTGGCCGGCTACGGTCCCAATGGCCTGTTCAACGAAGGTGCCAAGGCCGTCAGCCTCGGTGTCGATGCCGACTACCGCAACACCTACACCGCCAGCCTGAGCTACACCGACTTTTTCGGCGGCGACTACAACGTCCTCAAGGATCGCGACTTCCTCGCGTTGAGCTTCGGCGTGAACTTCTGA
- a CDS encoding DUF1329 domain-containing protein, protein MRKMILQCGALALSLLAANVMAAVSPDEANKLGTSLTPLGAEKAGNADGSIPAWTGGIPKNAGAVDSKGFLADPFANEKPLFIITAATVDKYKDKLSEGQVAMFKRYPETYKIPVYPTHRSVGLPPEIYESAKRSALNVTAINDGNGLANFTGNRYYAFPIPKSGVEVIWNHITRYHGGNLRRIITQATPQTNGSFTPIRFEEEAAVPALIKDADPEKASNVLTYFKQEVTAPARLAGNVLLVHETLDQVKEPRLAWIYNAGQRRVRRAPQVAYDGPGTAADGLRTSDNFDLFSGAPDRYDWQLVGKKEMYIPYNSYKLDSPSLKYEDVIKAGHINQDLTRYELHRVWEVIGTVKPNERHIYAKRHMYFDEDSWQAALVDHYDGRGQLWRVAEGHAQFYYDHQNPAYTLETLYDIIAGRYIALGMKNEEKHSYEYGFEARAADYTPAALRSSGVR, encoded by the coding sequence ATGCGCAAGATGATCCTGCAATGCGGTGCTCTGGCTTTGAGCCTGCTGGCTGCAAACGTGATGGCGGCAGTCTCGCCGGACGAGGCGAACAAACTGGGCACCAGCCTGACGCCGCTGGGTGCGGAAAAAGCCGGTAATGCCGATGGCTCGATCCCGGCCTGGACCGGTGGTATCCCGAAAAACGCCGGTGCCGTGGACAGCAAAGGCTTCCTGGCGGATCCGTTCGCCAATGAGAAGCCGCTGTTCATCATTACTGCCGCGACCGTGGACAAGTACAAAGACAAGCTGTCCGAAGGCCAGGTGGCGATGTTCAAGCGCTACCCGGAAACCTACAAGATCCCGGTCTATCCGACCCATCGCAGCGTAGGGCTGCCGCCGGAAATCTACGAGTCGGCCAAGCGCAGCGCGCTCAATGTCACCGCGATCAACGACGGTAACGGCCTGGCCAATTTCACCGGCAACCGCTACTACGCGTTTCCGATTCCCAAGAGTGGGGTGGAAGTCATCTGGAACCACATCACCCGTTATCACGGTGGCAACCTGCGGCGCATCATCACCCAGGCCACACCGCAGACCAACGGCAGCTTCACGCCGATCCGTTTCGAAGAGGAAGCCGCTGTACCGGCCCTGATCAAGGACGCCGATCCGGAAAAAGCCAGCAACGTGCTGACTTATTTCAAACAGGAAGTCACCGCCCCCGCACGCCTGGCCGGCAACGTGCTGCTGGTGCATGAAACCCTGGACCAGGTGAAGGAACCACGCCTGGCCTGGATCTACAACGCCGGCCAGCGCCGTGTGCGCCGCGCCCCACAAGTGGCCTACGACGGACCGGGCACCGCCGCCGACGGGTTGCGCACTTCCGACAACTTCGACCTGTTCTCCGGTGCACCGGATCGCTACGACTGGCAACTGGTCGGCAAGAAGGAAATGTACATTCCATACAACAGCTACAAACTCGACTCACCGAGCCTCAAGTACGAGGACGTGATCAAGGCCGGCCACATCAACCAGGACCTGACCCGCTACGAGTTGCACCGGGTCTGGGAAGTGATCGGTACGGTCAAGCCCAACGAGCGGCACATCTATGCCAAGCGCCACATGTACTTCGACGAAGACAGCTGGCAGGCGGCGCTGGTGGATCACTACGACGGCCGTGGTCAGCTATGGCGTGTGGCCGAAGGGCATGCGCAGTTCTATTACGACCACCAGAACCCCGCCTACACCCTCGAGACGCTCTACGACATCATCGCCGGCCGCTACATTGCGCTGGGCATGAAGAACGAAGAGAAGCACAGCTATGAGTATGGCTTCGAGGCCAGAGCGGCCGACTATACGCCGGCGGCGTTGCGCTCGAGCGGGGTTCGGTAA
- the fahA gene encoding fumarylacetoacetase, which produces MTQVSPARSWVASANGHADFPLQNLPLGVFSVGGGAPRSGVAIGDHVFDLQAALQAGLFDGAAREAVEAMRDGQLNAFFELGRNARVALRERLQALLGEDSAQREQILAQGAKMLPMAADCQMHLPAKINDYTDFYVGIEHAQNVGKLFRPDNPLLPNYKYVPIGYHGRASTIRPSGTDVRRPKGQTLPAGQSEPTFGPCARLDYELELGIWIGKGNALGEPIAIGDAADHIGGFCLLNDWSARDIQAWEYQPLGPFLSKSFLTSISPWVVTAEALEPFRRPQPARPAGDPQPLPYLLDKRDQDGGAFDIELEVLLLTEAMREQNLPAHRLTLSNTRYMYWTVAQMVAHHSVNGCQLQAGDLFGSGTLSGPESGQFGSLLEITEGGKKPIELASGEVRKFLEDGDEIILRARCSRDGVSSIGFGECRGKILPAR; this is translated from the coding sequence ATGACCCAAGTTTCCCCTGCCCGTAGCTGGGTTGCCTCCGCCAACGGCCATGCCGATTTCCCGCTGCAAAACTTGCCGCTCGGGGTCTTCAGCGTAGGTGGTGGTGCTCCCCGCAGCGGTGTTGCCATTGGCGATCATGTATTCGATTTGCAGGCCGCGTTGCAAGCAGGCCTGTTCGATGGCGCGGCGCGCGAAGCCGTCGAAGCCATGCGCGATGGCCAGTTGAACGCATTCTTCGAGCTGGGTCGCAACGCCCGGGTGGCCTTGCGTGAACGGCTGCAGGCCTTGTTGGGCGAAGACAGCGCGCAACGCGAGCAGATCCTGGCCCAAGGGGCGAAGATGCTTCCCATGGCGGCGGATTGTCAGATGCACCTGCCGGCGAAAATCAACGATTACACCGACTTCTATGTCGGCATCGAGCATGCGCAGAATGTCGGCAAGCTGTTTCGTCCCGACAACCCGCTGTTGCCCAACTACAAGTACGTGCCCATCGGCTACCACGGTCGCGCCTCGACCATCCGTCCGTCCGGCACCGACGTGCGCCGCCCCAAGGGCCAGACCCTGCCCGCCGGCCAGAGTGAACCGACCTTCGGCCCCTGCGCGCGGCTGGACTACGAACTGGAGCTGGGTATCTGGATCGGCAAAGGCAATGCACTGGGCGAGCCCATTGCCATCGGTGACGCCGCCGACCACATTGGCGGATTCTGCCTGCTCAACGATTGGTCGGCGCGGGACATCCAGGCCTGGGAATACCAACCACTGGGGCCTTTTCTGTCGAAGAGCTTCCTGACCAGTATTTCGCCGTGGGTCGTGACGGCCGAAGCCCTCGAACCGTTCCGTCGTCCCCAGCCGGCGCGGCCGGCAGGCGATCCGCAACCGCTGCCATACCTGCTGGACAAGCGTGACCAGGACGGCGGTGCCTTTGATATCGAACTGGAAGTCCTGCTGCTGACCGAAGCCATGCGCGAGCAGAACCTGCCGGCCCATCGCCTGACCTTGAGCAACACCCGCTACATGTATTGGACCGTGGCGCAGATGGTCGCGCACCACAGCGTCAATGGCTGCCAGTTGCAGGCCGGCGACCTGTTCGGCTCGGGCACCTTGTCGGGTCCGGAAAGCGGTCAGTTCGGCAGCTTGCTGGAGATCACCGAGGGCGGCAAGAAACCGATCGAACTGGCGTCCGGTGAAGTGCGCAAATTCCTTGAGGATGGCGACGAAATCATCCTGCGGGCCCGTTGCAGCCGTGATGGCGTCTCTTCCATCGGTTTCGGCGAATGCCGGGGCAAGATTCTGCCAGCGCGTTGA